A stretch of the Massilia sp. W12 genome encodes the following:
- a CDS encoding TRAP transporter substrate-binding protein, giving the protein MERRSFITQAAVAGAAATVAAPAIAQSAPSVKWRLASSFPKSLDTIYGAAEVFAKRVAQLTGGKFEIRVFAGGEIVPGLQVMDAVQAGTVEMGHTAPYYYFGKDPTFAFDCAVPFGLTSRQQTAWFDQGGGRELLREFYKAYGIINLMGGNTGVQMGGWFRKEIHSVDDMKGLKMRIGGFAGRVMSKLGLVPQQIAGGDIYPALEKGTIDAAEWVGPYDDEKLGFYKVAPFYYSPGWWEAGPQLSFYIGQKEWDKLPKEYQAALEVASYEAHVNMQAEYDAKNPAALARLLKNGVKLRAFSKDIMDACAKAAHEVMEEEAAKNAKFKKIYEPWKRFRNDQNQWAQVAEHPMQEYLIKMGRK; this is encoded by the coding sequence TGGCCGGCGCTGCCGCCACTGTCGCTGCGCCTGCAATTGCGCAATCCGCCCCCAGCGTCAAATGGCGTCTTGCCTCCAGCTTCCCGAAATCGCTGGATACGATTTATGGCGCGGCGGAAGTGTTCGCCAAGCGCGTCGCCCAACTGACCGGCGGCAAATTTGAGATCCGCGTCTTCGCCGGCGGCGAGATTGTGCCGGGTCTGCAAGTGATGGATGCGGTGCAGGCGGGCACCGTCGAAATGGGACATACGGCGCCTTACTACTACTTCGGCAAAGACCCGACTTTCGCATTTGACTGCGCAGTTCCGTTCGGCCTCACTTCGCGCCAGCAAACGGCCTGGTTTGATCAGGGCGGCGGGCGTGAATTGCTGCGTGAGTTTTACAAAGCGTATGGCATCATCAATCTGATGGGCGGCAATACCGGGGTGCAGATGGGCGGCTGGTTCCGCAAAGAAATCCACTCGGTGGACGATATGAAGGGTTTGAAAATGCGTATCGGCGGTTTCGCCGGGCGCGTCATGTCCAAGCTGGGGCTGGTGCCGCAGCAGATCGCCGGCGGCGATATTTATCCGGCGCTGGAAAAAGGCACCATCGACGCAGCGGAATGGGTCGGCCCGTATGACGATGAAAAGCTGGGCTTTTACAAAGTTGCGCCCTTCTACTATTCGCCAGGCTGGTGGGAAGCCGGCCCGCAGCTGTCCTTCTACATCGGCCAGAAAGAATGGGACAAGTTGCCCAAGGAATACCAGGCCGCGCTGGAAGTCGCCAGCTATGAGGCGCATGTGAATATGCAAGCCGAATACGACGCTAAAAACCCGGCTGCGCTGGCGCGTCTGTTGAAAAACGGCGTCAAGCTGCGCGCCTTCTCGAAAGACATCATGGACGCCTGCGCCAAAGCCGCGCATGAGGTGATGGAAGAAGAAGCCGCGAAAAACGCCAAGTTCAAAAAGATCTACGAACCATGGAAGCGCTTCCGCAACGACCAGAACCAATGGGCGCAAGTGGCGGAACATCCGATGCAGGAATATCTGATCAAGATGGGCCGTAAATAA
- a CDS encoding ExeM/NucH family extracellular endonuclease, producing MKNLSTSISMPAHALRVRPQQPSSHLTLLSVSFAVLSAFCTPGLAASDEALKQVLADHSGAVKLLTRSASPASLNLQSVAAITSKIPQIQGSGATSPLLGTVQTTEGVVTLKLANGFYMQDTLGDGNAATSDGIFVYTGSTANTIAAGQKVRVTGTVAEFVAGDSARPITQLSSVSKLETLGSGFSVTPASISLPLSNPNDMERYEGMLVRFANRLTVAQNYFLGRYGQLTLSAGRLEVPTNRYAPGSSSALAMAAKNAASSIVLDDGLSTQNPNPIPFIGQDNTVRAGDTVSSLTGVVDFGLLSSSSPGPSGYKLQAVIKPVFSRANPRSSTPKTVGGNIKVASFNVLNYFTTFADGTTFDGKTGQGCSMGGTVSKSNCRGASDLNEFKRQRAKIVQAMKAVNADVIGLMEMQNNGDIAIATLVDALNAATAAGTYAYVPAAAQTGDDAIRVAMIYKPAKLSLVGVSLTDSDPINSRPTLAQTFRTSTGKKFSLVVNHLKSKGSCPGDGSANDDQRDGQGCWNALRVQQAQRLVNSFLPQVQAAAGSNDVLVIGDMNAYGMEDPIRTMRSAGLVSEIERYVRPRGMPYSYVFDGASGYLDHALSTASLSPKVTGVTEWHINADEPSVIDYNTEFRTQDLYSATPYRASDHDPVVIGLNL from the coding sequence ATGAAAAACCTATCAACCTCTATTTCAATGCCCGCCCACGCCCTGCGTGTGCGCCCACAACAACCCTCCAGTCATCTGACTCTGCTGAGCGTCAGCTTTGCTGTTTTATCCGCATTCTGCACGCCCGGCTTGGCCGCGTCTGATGAAGCGCTCAAGCAGGTCTTGGCTGATCACAGCGGCGCCGTGAAGCTGCTCACGCGCAGCGCGAGTCCGGCTTCGCTGAATCTGCAAAGCGTCGCCGCAATCACGAGCAAGATCCCGCAAATCCAGGGCAGCGGCGCCACCAGCCCGTTGCTGGGCACGGTGCAAACCACCGAAGGCGTGGTGACGCTGAAGCTGGCCAATGGTTTTTACATGCAAGACACCCTGGGCGATGGCAACGCCGCCACTTCGGACGGCATTTTTGTGTACACCGGCAGCACCGCCAACACTATCGCCGCAGGGCAAAAAGTGCGCGTCACCGGCACTGTGGCGGAATTCGTCGCCGGCGACAGCGCCCGCCCCATCACCCAGCTCTCCAGCGTAAGCAAGCTGGAAACCCTGGGCAGTGGTTTTAGCGTGACCCCGGCCAGTATCAGCCTGCCCTTGTCAAACCCGAATGATATGGAGCGTTACGAAGGCATGCTGGTGCGCTTTGCCAACCGCCTCACCGTGGCGCAAAACTATTTCCTGGGGCGCTATGGTCAACTGACCTTGTCGGCAGGCCGGCTGGAAGTTCCGACCAACCGTTATGCTCCCGGCTCATCGAGCGCGCTGGCGATGGCCGCCAAAAACGCCGCCAGTTCGATTGTGTTGGATGACGGTCTGTCCACGCAAAATCCGAATCCGATTCCCTTCATCGGGCAAGACAACACGGTGCGCGCCGGCGATACCGTGAGCAGCCTGACCGGGGTGGTCGATTTCGGTCTGCTTTCCTCCAGCTCGCCCGGCCCGAGCGGCTACAAATTGCAAGCGGTGATCAAGCCGGTGTTTTCGCGCGCCAATCCGCGCAGCAGCACACCGAAAACCGTCGGCGGCAATATCAAAGTCGCCAGCTTTAATGTGCTGAACTACTTCACCACTTTCGCTGATGGCACGACGTTTGACGGCAAGACCGGTCAGGGCTGCAGCATGGGCGGCACGGTCAGCAAGAGCAATTGCCGTGGCGCCAGCGACCTGAATGAATTCAAACGCCAGCGCGCCAAGATCGTGCAAGCCATGAAAGCGGTGAACGCGGATGTGATCGGCCTGATGGAAATGCAAAACAATGGCGATATCGCTATCGCCACGCTGGTGGATGCCTTGAATGCCGCCACCGCCGCCGGCACTTACGCCTATGTGCCGGCGGCGGCGCAAACCGGAGATGATGCGATCCGTGTGGCGATGATTTATAAACCGGCCAAGCTGTCCCTGGTCGGGGTCTCGCTGACGGATAGCGACCCGATCAACAGCCGTCCGACGCTGGCGCAAACCTTCCGCACCAGCACGGGTAAAAAATTCTCGCTGGTGGTCAACCATCTGAAGTCCAAGGGTTCCTGCCCGGGTGATGGCAGCGCGAATGATGATCAGCGCGATGGCCAAGGTTGCTGGAATGCTTTGCGCGTGCAACAGGCGCAGCGCCTGGTCAACAGCTTTTTGCCGCAAGTGCAAGCGGCCGCCGGCAGCAATGATGTGCTGGTGATCGGCGATATGAATGCGTATGGCATGGAAGATCCGATCCGCACGATGCGCAGCGCTGGGCTGGTGTCGGAAATCGAACGTTATGTGCGCCCGCGCGGTATGCCTTACTCGTATGTGTTCGACGGCGCCAGCGGCTATCTGGATCATGCGCTGAGCACCGCTTCACTCTCGCCCAAAGTCACCGGCGTGACAGAATGGCATATCAACGCCGATGAGCCGAGTGTGATCGACTACAACACCGAGTTCCGCACCCAGGATCTGTACAGCGCGACGCCGTACCGCGCCTCTGACCATGATCCCGTGGTGATCGGTTTGAATCTGTAA